Proteins from a genomic interval of Nostoc sp. TCL240-02:
- a CDS encoding FAD-dependent oxidoreductase has product MELEYLPEHLLVLGSGYIGLEFAQMFRRFGSGVTVIGQSEQILSPQDPDIAIAVQTLLEQDGIEFLLKAKVLRVDRTGNETILQIQVGDRSLSLQGSHLLVAVGRAPNTESLNLAAAGVATDTRGFIQVSDRLETNIPGIWALGDINGGPQYTHISLDDYRIIKANLIDGGNRSTSDRLVPSCLFIDPELAHVGLTETEARQQGYAIRVAKVDASAVPRARTLGQTDGLLKAIVDADTGRILGCSLLCHEAGEVISTVQMVMQAQMPYTVLRDGILTHPTMTEGLNILFSKL; this is encoded by the coding sequence ATGGAGCTAGAATACCTGCCTGAACACCTGCTCGTTCTCGGTAGTGGCTATATTGGTTTAGAGTTTGCCCAGATGTTTCGGCGCTTTGGCTCTGGTGTTACTGTCATTGGGCAAAGTGAGCAAATCCTGTCACCGCAAGATCCAGATATAGCGATCGCAGTTCAAACACTGCTAGAACAAGATGGTATTGAATTTTTGCTAAAGGCGAAGGTGTTGAGGGTTGATCGCACTGGTAATGAAACCATCCTGCAAATCCAAGTTGGCGATCGCTCCCTCAGCCTCCAGGGTTCGCATTTGCTCGTCGCCGTTGGTCGTGCGCCCAATACCGAGAGCTTAAATTTAGCTGCTGCTGGTGTGGCAACCGATACACGGGGATTTATTCAAGTTAGCGATCGTTTAGAGACGAACATTCCGGGGATTTGGGCGTTAGGCGATATCAATGGCGGCCCACAATACACCCATATATCGCTCGACGATTATCGCATTATCAAAGCTAATTTAATTGATGGGGGCAACCGGAGTACAAGCGATCGCCTGGTTCCATCTTGTCTGTTCATCGATCCAGAACTGGCACATGTGGGTTTGACTGAAACTGAAGCACGGCAACAAGGATATGCCATCCGCGTGGCAAAGGTCGATGCGTCAGCCGTTCCCAGGGCAAGAACACTGGGTCAAACCGATGGACTGCTGAAGGCGATCGTGGATGCAGATACAGGTCGTATTCTTGGGTGTTCTCTGTTGTGTCATGAAGCAGGTGAAGTGATTTCAACAGTGCAGATGGTGATGCAAGCTCAGATGCCCTACACCGTTCTGCGTGATGGTATTTTGACTCATCCCACGATGACCGAAGGGTTAAATATATTGTTTTCCAAGTTGTAA
- a CDS encoding malate dehydrogenase — protein MMSKTSKVGIIGAGNVGANVANALVLLGRCVRVVLFDRTLSKAEGQVWDIEDSIPLLKEMEILPSNQYEDLADSDIIIVTAGVQPKLGQTRLDTLSDNAEIIRSTIKELDRVAPNSIVLIISNPVDVLTRIAQATSTRPENLIFGSGTVLDTARLRYQLGKRLNVAKQDVHAYVIGEHGDSEFVVWSSAFIGGILLTEFPIPQGATLEQIQQEYAQLTRKRGYNIFERKGNTSYGISEMLNADTKLYIISYTKSQKLKLVSKTSSPQTNEHS, from the coding sequence ATGATGAGTAAAACATCTAAAGTCGGTATTATTGGTGCAGGTAATGTAGGTGCAAACGTTGCAAATGCTTTAGTTTTACTCGGTAGATGTGTAAGGGTTGTCCTTTTTGACCGAACCTTATCAAAAGCTGAAGGGCAAGTATGGGATATTGAAGACAGCATTCCCCTACTTAAAGAAATGGAGATTCTACCATCAAATCAGTATGAAGATTTAGCTGATTCAGATATCATTATTGTGACTGCTGGGGTGCAGCCAAAACTTGGACAGACCCGATTAGATACATTGAGCGACAATGCAGAGATTATACGTTCGACAATCAAAGAATTGGATCGAGTTGCACCGAATTCAATCGTACTTATCATTAGTAATCCAGTGGATGTACTCACGCGGATTGCTCAAGCTACTTCTACCAGGCCAGAAAACCTAATTTTCGGTTCGGGAACCGTTCTTGATACTGCTAGACTGAGATATCAACTTGGAAAGCGACTGAATGTTGCAAAACAAGACGTTCATGCTTATGTGATTGGAGAGCATGGAGACAGTGAATTTGTCGTTTGGTCTAGTGCATTTATTGGGGGAATTCTGTTAACTGAATTTCCCATACCACAAGGAGCAACGCTAGAACAAATTCAGCAAGAGTACGCACAGTTAACTCGTAAACGAGGCTATAACATTTTTGAACGCAAAGGAAATACAAGCTATGGAATATCAGAAATGTTGAATGCTGATACAAAACTTTACATTATTAGTTACACTAAGTCTCAAAAGCTTAAATTAGTCAGCAAAACATCATCTCCTCAAACCAATGAACATAGCTGA
- a CDS encoding IS4 family transposase produces the protein MIINSFPKIVKDILKSLPKNDYPVLNSRLFFECWLSYALDNSLTSMRDLFNRLNNNCFEVDISTFSKANLHRSQKPFQEIYQKLNELVQKKVQKKLHNKYAICPIDSTIITLTSKLLWVLGHHQVKLFSSLNLSTGSPEDNFINFGHDHDYKFGSKMMSSLPINAVGVMDRGFAGLKFIQELVQENKYFVLRIKNNWKLEFDGSNGLVKVGASDDAQAYRVINFCDLETKTEFRLVTNLPESGDAAVHDDEIRDIYRLRWGVELLWKFLKMHLKLDKLITKNVNGITIQIYVSLIAYLILQLLSIPEQWGHTLLDKFRYLQSCMCQKISYVHWFEEMMFC, from the coding sequence GTGATTATAAATTCATTTCCCAAAATTGTCAAAGATATACTGAAAAGCCTGCCAAAAAACGATTATCCAGTATTGAACAGTCGTCTGTTTTTTGAGTGCTGGCTATCCTATGCCCTGGATAACAGCTTAACAAGTATGCGAGATTTGTTTAACAGATTAAATAACAATTGTTTTGAGGTAGATATTTCTACTTTCTCTAAAGCAAATTTACATCGAAGCCAAAAACCTTTTCAAGAGATTTACCAAAAATTAAATGAATTAGTACAGAAGAAAGTTCAAAAAAAGTTACACAATAAATATGCAATTTGTCCAATAGATTCAACAATTATTACTCTCACAAGTAAATTGTTATGGGTACTAGGTCATCATCAAGTCAAGCTGTTTAGTTCCTTAAATCTCTCCACAGGAAGCCCAGAAGATAACTTCATCAATTTTGGACATGACCATGATTATAAATTTGGTTCCAAAATGATGTCTAGTCTCCCAATAAATGCTGTTGGAGTAATGGATAGGGGTTTTGCTGGATTAAAATTTATCCAAGAATTAGTACAAGAAAACAAATATTTTGTTTTGCGGATAAAAAACAATTGGAAACTAGAATTTGATGGCTCAAATGGATTGGTCAAAGTTGGTGCATCTGATGATGCTCAAGCTTATAGAGTAATTAATTTCTGTGATTTAGAGACAAAAACCGAGTTTCGCTTAGTGACTAATTTACCAGAGTCGGGAGATGCAGCTGTTCATGATGATGAAATTAGGGATATTTATCGATTACGTTGGGGAGTTGAATTGTTGTGGAAGTTTTTAAAGATGCACTTAAAACTTGACAAACTCATTACCAAAAACGTCAATGGTATTACCATACAAATTTACGTGAGCTTGATAGCCTATCTGATTTTACAGCTTTTATCTATTCCCGAACAATGGGGACATACACTATTAGATAAATTCCGCTATCTTCAATCTTGTATGTGTCAGAAAATCAGCTATGTTCATTGGTTTGAGGAGATGATGTTTTGCTGA
- a CDS encoding DUF2252 domain-containing protein, with product MTKDIIDRIHRFNLGRNPKLLELKYKAMRSDVFTFYRGTCHLFYEDFPKDLLLNAAPPVWICGDLHLENFGSYKGDNRLVYFDINDFDEACLAPCTWDVVRFITSVIVGSHTLKVNESEALHLSNYFLDAYSNALAKGTARSVEKETASGLVKDLLRSLKSRLRPEFLDQHTKRKKGKRHLVIDNKHIIEATEAEQRKIRELISTWQKYTQKDANFYQVLDVQQRIAGTGSLGLERYAILVEGFGSPDGNYLLDLKLTKTSSLQPYLTLPQPDWSSESARVIAIQQRVQGTPPALLGVIVNGNKSYVLRELQPEEDRVSLQAWDGKLGRLEKLMQTMGEVTAWDQLRSGGRQGSAIADDLIKFAHLSDWRNQILEYATNYSLQVEIDYQEFCQKS from the coding sequence ATGACAAAGGATATCATTGACAGAATTCATCGCTTTAACCTTGGACGCAACCCAAAACTGCTTGAATTAAAATACAAAGCAATGCGTTCTGATGTTTTTACTTTTTATCGCGGGACGTGTCATTTATTTTACGAAGACTTCCCTAAAGATTTACTACTGAATGCAGCCCCGCCAGTATGGATTTGTGGTGATTTACACCTCGAAAATTTTGGTAGTTATAAAGGTGATAACCGATTAGTTTACTTTGATATTAATGATTTTGATGAAGCATGTCTTGCTCCTTGCACTTGGGATGTGGTGAGGTTTATTACCAGTGTGATAGTTGGCTCTCACACGCTGAAGGTGAATGAATCAGAAGCATTGCATTTGAGCAATTACTTCCTTGATGCTTACAGCAATGCTTTAGCTAAAGGTACTGCTAGAAGTGTGGAAAAGGAAACCGCTTCCGGCTTAGTTAAAGATTTATTAAGAAGTTTAAAATCCCGCCTTCGTCCAGAATTTTTAGATCAACACACCAAGAGAAAGAAAGGTAAGCGGCACTTAGTTATTGATAATAAGCATATTATTGAAGCCACAGAAGCAGAACAGCGAAAAATTAGAGAACTCATCTCAACTTGGCAAAAATATACACAAAAAGATGCGAATTTTTATCAAGTTTTAGATGTGCAACAACGAATCGCTGGTACAGGTAGTTTAGGGTTAGAACGTTATGCCATTTTAGTAGAAGGTTTTGGTTCTCCTGATGGCAATTATCTATTAGATTTGAAGTTAACAAAAACTTCCTCATTACAACCCTATTTAACACTACCTCAGCCGGATTGGTCGAGTGAATCTGCACGGGTAATAGCTATCCAACAACGGGTGCAAGGAACGCCACCTGCTCTTTTGGGGGTGATAGTTAACGGCAATAAATCTTATGTTTTACGAGAGTTACAGCCAGAAGAAGATCGGGTGAGTCTACAGGCGTGGGATGGAAAGCTGGGACGTTTAGAGAAGTTGATGCAGACAATGGGTGAAGTCACAGCGTGGGATCAATTACGTAGTGGTGGTAGACAAGGTTCTGCAATTGCAGATGATTTAATCAAGTTTGCTCACTTATCTGATTGGCGTAATCAAATCCTAGAGTATGCAACCAACTACTCTTTGCAAGTAGAAATAGATTACCAAGAATTCTGTCAAAAATCGTGA
- a CDS encoding phospholipid-binding protein translates to MGWLKRLFGLELPEDAQVNPEQALIADNSESGETTPLERVGLNGEYDQSGLAKRVALAFDEDSRFDDIDSVYVAQLGSSVVLKGEVATQELLAQLVEVARGVSGASDVQSDEVSIG, encoded by the coding sequence ATGGGTTGGTTAAAAAGACTGTTTGGACTTGAATTACCAGAAGATGCTCAAGTTAATCCAGAACAAGCTTTAATTGCTGACAATTCCGAGTCGGGAGAAACTACTCCTTTGGAGAGAGTGGGATTGAATGGTGAATATGACCAAAGTGGATTAGCAAAAAGAGTTGCCTTAGCTTTTGACGAAGATTCACGCTTTGATGATATTGATTCTGTGTATGTTGCTCAGTTGGGAAGTAGCGTAGTTTTAAAGGGAGAAGTAGCAACACAAGAGTTATTGGCACAATTGGTGGAAGTTGCCAGAGGCGTGAGTGGTGCTAGCGATGTGCAGAGTGATGAAGTCAGTATCGGCTAA
- a CDS encoding 4-Cys prefix domain-containing protein, with protein MSYCTNIDCLHPQNSDSSGFCNSCSQKLLLKQRYRTLAVIGHGGFGRTFLAIDEHLPTQPKCAIKQLCFPKENTEVWHKAVSVSSSNLV; from the coding sequence ATGAGCTACTGTACCAATATTGATTGCTTACATCCGCAAAATTCTGATAGTTCTGGTTTTTGTAATAGTTGTAGTCAGAAATTGTTACTTAAACAGCGATATCGCACACTCGCTGTGATTGGGCATGGTGGCTTTGGGAGAACATTTTTAGCTATTGATGAACATCTTCCAACTCAGCCAAAATGTGCAATCAAACAGCTATGTTTCCCAAAAGAAAATACTGAAGTTTGGCACAAGGCAGTCAGTGTAAGCTCATCTAATTTGGTATAA
- a CDS encoding transposase family protein gives MFWHSRPIIPLFILKSNSGLKLRNQKLSSRRIGVEHLICRVKTFRVASDRFRLARHRYNQMIMAVCGLVRLHLNHSFILSHDI, from the coding sequence ATGTTTTGGCACTCAAGGCCAATCATCCCACTCTTTATTCTCAAGTCGAACAGTGGTTTGAAACTGAGAAATCAGAAATTATCATCAAGAAGAATTGGTGTTGAACATCTCATCTGTAGAGTCAAAACTTTTCGAGTAGCTAGTGATAGATTTCGTTTAGCTCGACATCGTTATAATCAGATGATAATGGCAGTATGTGGATTAGTTAGGTTACATCTAAATCATTCATTTATACTAAGTCATGATATTTGA
- a CDS encoding IS1634 family transposase, which yields MTPSVSEIRVQDIDHCGIVAGIIDQMCLVEQINQILGTHHQEIVSSGQAVKAMILNGLGLVSAPLYLFEKFFVGKATEHLLGEGISPEHLNDDRLGRVLDKLYEAGLTQVFVTVALAAAKKFGVEKDSLHLDSSSFHVHGEYTNNSTEGSGKPREITITKGYSRDHRPDLKQFIVDLMCSGDGDIPLYLNLRVADGNEADSAVFAQILKEFRHQWEIDALFVADAALYTEGNLKQMDSLRWLSRVPATLTTAQLLLEKMSQEAFVDSIVTGYRIAECCCDYGGVKQRWLVVESEARAAADLKQLEKRLTKHLQQAQSQLRQLSQQEFACAADAIQASGRFETQQRFHELAELEIIEHKRHAKSGRPRKDAQPQQCYYQIRATVVPNELAIATEKQRAGRFILATNVLDAQQLSNDDLLKQYKAQQSTERGFRFLKDPLFFTSSVFLNSKERVAALAMVMGLCLLVYTLGQRALRQALAQAKQTINNQLGKPTASPTMRWVFQCFMSIHLVTIAGFQHITNLTDERRWILQFLGAPCRKYYLLT from the coding sequence ATGACACCATCAGTATCAGAAATAAGAGTACAAGATATTGACCACTGTGGGATAGTGGCAGGGATTATTGATCAAATGTGTTTGGTAGAGCAAATCAACCAAATACTGGGAACACATCACCAAGAAATAGTCAGTTCAGGTCAAGCAGTCAAAGCAATGATTCTCAATGGCTTGGGTTTAGTAAGTGCGCCACTATACCTATTTGAGAAGTTCTTTGTAGGCAAAGCCACAGAGCATTTACTAGGGGAAGGTATAAGTCCAGAACACTTGAATGATGACCGCTTGGGCAGAGTCTTGGACAAACTGTATGAAGCGGGATTAACACAAGTATTTGTGACAGTAGCACTGGCAGCAGCCAAGAAGTTTGGGGTGGAAAAGGACAGTTTACACTTGGATTCAAGTTCGTTTCATGTGCATGGAGAATATACCAACAACTCAACAGAAGGTTCAGGCAAGCCAAGAGAGATAACAATCACAAAAGGATACTCAAGAGATCATCGACCAGACCTGAAACAGTTTATTGTAGACCTGATGTGCAGTGGAGACGGGGATATTCCTCTATATCTAAATCTAAGAGTGGCAGATGGGAATGAAGCCGACTCAGCCGTGTTTGCTCAAATCTTGAAAGAATTTCGTCACCAATGGGAAATAGATGCTTTGTTTGTAGCGGATGCAGCACTCTACACCGAAGGCAATCTTAAACAAATGGATTCTTTGCGATGGCTATCACGAGTTCCAGCCACACTGACTACTGCCCAATTACTCTTGGAGAAAATGAGTCAGGAAGCTTTTGTGGATAGCATAGTCACAGGCTACCGAATAGCAGAGTGTTGCTGCGATTATGGTGGAGTCAAACAGCGTTGGCTAGTGGTGGAAAGTGAAGCTCGTGCCGCAGCAGATTTAAAGCAACTGGAAAAACGTCTGACTAAGCACCTCCAACAAGCACAATCTCAACTGCGACAGTTGTCACAACAAGAATTTGCTTGTGCCGCAGACGCGATACAGGCTTCAGGGCGTTTTGAGACTCAGCAACGCTTTCATGAACTTGCTGAACTAGAAATTATCGAACACAAACGCCATGCCAAATCAGGCAGACCACGTAAAGATGCTCAACCACAACAGTGTTACTATCAAATTCGTGCGACTGTTGTACCTAACGAGCTAGCAATTGCCACTGAAAAACAACGAGCCGGGCGTTTTATTTTGGCTACCAATGTTCTTGATGCTCAACAATTGAGCAATGATGACTTACTCAAGCAGTACAAAGCCCAGCAATCTACTGAGCGTGGTTTTCGTTTTCTCAAAGACCCTTTATTTTTTACCAGCAGTGTTTTTCTCAACTCGAAAGAACGTGTTGCTGCTTTAGCAATGGTCATGGGTCTATGCTTGTTAGTTTACACTTTGGGACAACGGGCGTTACGCCAAGCTCTAGCTCAAGCAAAACAAACCATCAACAATCAATTGGGTAAACCAACTGCCTCTCCTACGATGCGGTGGGTGTTTCAATGTTTCATGTCGATTCATCTGGTAACGATCGCTGGCTTTCAACACATTACCAATCTTACTGACGAACGACGATGGATTCTCCAATTTCTTGGTGCGCCTTGCCGAAAATATTATCTTCTCACCTGA
- a CDS encoding transposase family protein encodes MNASGGGRPEKLSTDEQVCLCLFYLRQMPTFLVLGILFEVSKTEANDTFHYWIPILRDILPASLLEQVSNNESDLLFVQEILTNFRLLVDSLEQPIYRDSDQKEQQKYFSGKKRQHTLKSLMIGIPEGKDIVEVEIGVPGPTADIKLFRQSQHKFDKSQTFSGDKGFQGGENITTPHKRKPKRELTQQQKDENKALSSNRIFIEHLIRLLKIFRIASQRFRLKLDTYEQIIFTVCGLVRLRIGSLILPT; translated from the coding sequence ATGAATGCATCTGGTGGTGGTCGTCCCGAAAAGTTATCAACCGACGAACAAGTATGTTTGTGCTTATTTTATCTAAGACAGATGCCAACTTTTCTTGTATTAGGAATTTTATTTGAGGTATCGAAGACAGAGGCTAACGATACTTTTCATTACTGGATACCAATCCTGCGAGACATTTTACCCGCTAGTTTATTAGAACAAGTATCAAATAATGAGAGTGATTTACTATTTGTTCAAGAAATATTAACCAATTTTCGGCTGTTAGTCGATAGTCTAGAACAACCAATATATAGGGATTCTGACCAAAAGGAACAACAAAAATATTTTTCTGGTAAGAAGAGGCAACATACATTAAAAAGTTTAATGATTGGGATACCAGAAGGTAAGGATATTGTAGAAGTAGAGATAGGCGTTCCTGGGCCAACAGCAGATATAAAATTGTTTCGTCAATCTCAGCACAAATTTGATAAATCTCAAACTTTTTCAGGTGATAAAGGGTTTCAAGGTGGCGAAAACATCACTACTCCTCATAAAAGAAAACCGAAGCGAGAATTAACTCAACAGCAAAAAGATGAAAACAAGGCTTTATCTAGTAATCGAATATTCATTGAACATTTAATTCGATTACTTAAAATATTTCGCATAGCTTCACAAAGATTTCGATTAAAGCTCGATACTTATGAACAAATTATTTTCACAGTATGTGGATTGGTTAGATTAAGAATAGGTAGCTTAATTTTGCCAACTTAA
- a CDS encoding transposase, translated as MAKSGKKTFGLDQFYNGSHNRVERGLEVSLVAVVDVETEVGYGLLAEQTFDQTFCPDLTRMDYYLHHLEITQPQLPPQVRYLAVDGAYAKEPFVTGVRALNLDVISKLRRDANLRYVFEGEQKARRAKRKYDGKVDLADPTGLTWVRELQSGVELYTAVVWHVSLKRKIHLAYLLDRRKPNKPSYAVLFSTDINQSADDIYRFYKLRFQIEFIFRDAKQFTGLSDCQARDVKKLDFHFNASFTALNLAKLDAHQQQSGQKPFVFSMASVKRRALNDHLLDTFISTLGLSLTLIKSHPNYLARVIPV; from the coding sequence ATTGCCAAAAGCGGCAAAAAGACCTTTGGACTCGACCAATTTTACAATGGCAGTCATAATCGAGTCGAGAGAGGGTTAGAAGTGTCCTTGGTGGCAGTGGTAGATGTAGAAACTGAAGTAGGCTATGGTCTGCTTGCTGAACAAACATTTGACCAAACCTTCTGTCCAGACCTGACGCGGATGGACTACTATCTCCACCACCTGGAAATTACTCAACCTCAATTACCTCCCCAAGTTCGCTACCTTGCTGTAGATGGAGCATATGCCAAGGAGCCTTTTGTCACAGGGGTCAGGGCACTCAACCTGGATGTGATTAGTAAACTGCGCCGAGACGCGAATCTACGATATGTGTTCGAGGGCGAACAGAAAGCACGGAGAGCTAAACGCAAATATGATGGCAAAGTTGATCTAGCCGACCCTACTGGCTTGACTTGGGTACGCGAATTACAATCAGGCGTTGAACTCTACACAGCAGTTGTATGGCACGTTTCACTCAAGCGCAAGATCCATCTGGCTTATTTACTTGATCGCCGTAAGCCTAACAAGCCAAGTTATGCTGTCTTATTCTCGACAGATATCAACCAATCGGCAGACGATATTTATCGTTTCTACAAACTGCGCTTTCAAATCGAATTCATCTTCCGCGATGCTAAACAATTTACCGGGCTGAGTGATTGTCAAGCCCGTGATGTTAAAAAGCTTGATTTTCATTTCAATGCCAGTTTCACCGCATTAAATCTTGCCAAGCTCGATGCTCATCAACAGCAATCAGGTCAGAAACCCTTTGTCTTTTCAATGGCAAGTGTCAAGCGACGGGCACTCAATGACCATTTGCTCGACACCTTTATTTCAACGTTAGGACTCTCGCTGACTCTAATTAAATCCCATCCTAACTACTTGGCACGAGTTATACCAGTGTAA
- a CDS encoding sigma-70 family RNA polymerase sigma factor, which yields MPAEVSKANSLIGESESESDSHLVQQCLWGDTQSYGQLYRRHQQRVRSILYKLCTPASLDDVVQEVFLQAWKGLPKFRQTAKFSTWLYRIAWNVACDQRQADVKRRTQLQILTEKTPTQQEAPELMNLHYQDLVQRGLANLSFDHRTILVLHDLEEVPQKEIAQILDIPLGTVKSRLFHARAAMRQFLQNQGVQL from the coding sequence GTGCCCGCCGAGGTTTCAAAAGCAAATTCATTGATTGGTGAATCAGAAAGCGAATCTGACAGTCATCTAGTACAGCAGTGCCTGTGGGGTGATACCCAAAGCTACGGTCAGCTTTACCGTCGTCATCAGCAAAGAGTGAGGTCAATCCTCTACAAACTCTGTACTCCTGCCAGTCTGGATGATGTGGTGCAGGAAGTGTTTCTGCAAGCCTGGAAAGGATTGCCCAAGTTTCGCCAAACAGCAAAATTTTCCACCTGGCTGTACCGAATCGCTTGGAACGTGGCTTGTGACCAACGACAGGCAGATGTTAAAAGGCGAACTCAGTTACAGATTCTGACTGAAAAAACTCCTACCCAACAGGAAGCCCCAGAGTTAATGAATCTGCATTATCAAGACCTTGTGCAACGGGGACTAGCAAACCTAAGTTTTGACCATCGCACGATATTGGTTTTGCATGATTTGGAAGAAGTACCTCAAAAAGAGATTGCACAAATCCTAGACATTCCACTAGGAACAGTCAAATCACGCCTATTCCATGCTCGTGCTGCCATGCGTCAATTTCTCCAAAACCAAGGAGTACAGCTATGA
- a CDS encoding Spy/CpxP family protein refolding chaperone: protein MLIRRVSILAVAMVALGSTIALAKPTLLSHQVIAQTPTSSPHPNPGKSRGWLKDLSLTSQQLQQIKEIRNQSKQQIAQKSQEIRQGQQELHDLIVGRATKEQVRGKYNQIKLVKQQLADMQFENTLAIREILNPEQRQKFADRMYKKNPPARQN, encoded by the coding sequence ATGTTAATCCGTCGTGTTTCCATTTTGGCGGTGGCGATGGTTGCACTTGGTAGCACTATTGCTCTGGCCAAGCCAACTTTACTTTCACACCAAGTCATTGCCCAAACCCCCACTAGTTCACCTCATCCAAATCCTGGTAAATCACGGGGATGGCTCAAGGATTTAAGTTTGACATCCCAACAACTGCAACAGATTAAGGAAATTCGTAATCAATCAAAACAGCAGATAGCCCAAAAATCACAAGAGATACGTCAAGGACAACAGGAATTACACGATTTGATAGTAGGGAGAGCTACTAAAGAGCAAGTCCGGGGTAAATATAACCAAATTAAGCTTGTAAAGCAGCAACTTGCTGATATGCAGTTTGAAAATACCCTTGCCATCCGGGAAATCTTAAACCCAGAGCAACGGCAGAAATTTGCCGATCGCATGTATAAGAAAAATCCTCCAGCACGGCAAAATTAG